One window of Chamaesiphon minutus PCC 6605 genomic DNA carries:
- a CDS encoding NAD-dependent succinate-semialdehyde dehydrogenase: MSIASINPTTGQQLKNFPALTDDLLRAKIIESERVFQDYRQTSWAQRSQWLHQAASLLRDDRQSLAWAKLMTLEMGKPIDQAIAEIQKCALVCDYYAEYGAEFLAPEIVATDASQSRIEYHPLGTILAVMPWNFPFWQVFRFAAPTLMAGNVALLKHASNVPQCAIAIEDILLRAGFPPGVFQTLLISADRVESIVKSPQVKAATLTGSEPAGASLAQAAGTVLKKIVLELGGSDPFIVTTSADLDEAVAVGVKARLLNNGQSCIAAKRFIVLEDIADVFTTKFVEAFRQLQIGDPLQSEINVGPLATRTGCEQLDAQVQTSIAGGAECLIGGKPWSGLPGFFYEPTILKNIPPTCATYRDEFFGPVALLFTVPDLDAAIALANDSPFGLGASAWTQDATERDRLISQLDVGSVFINGMVKSDPRLPFGGIKRSGYGRELGRPGILEFVNIKTIWIK, translated from the coding sequence ATGAGTATTGCTAGTATCAATCCGACGACGGGTCAACAACTGAAAAATTTCCCCGCCCTCACCGACGATCTCCTAAGAGCCAAAATTATCGAATCGGAGCGGGTGTTTCAAGACTATCGCCAGACATCCTGGGCGCAGCGGAGTCAATGGCTCCATCAGGCTGCTAGCCTCCTGCGGGACGATCGACAGTCATTAGCATGGGCAAAACTGATGACCCTGGAAATGGGCAAACCGATCGATCAAGCGATCGCCGAAATCCAAAAGTGTGCCTTGGTTTGCGACTATTATGCCGAGTATGGGGCGGAGTTTTTAGCCCCCGAAATAGTTGCCACCGATGCCAGTCAATCGCGGATCGAGTATCATCCCCTCGGCACGATTTTAGCCGTAATGCCGTGGAATTTTCCCTTTTGGCAGGTGTTTCGGTTTGCCGCGCCTACTCTGATGGCGGGGAATGTGGCTCTACTCAAACATGCTTCTAACGTCCCCCAATGCGCGATCGCGATCGAAGATATTCTCCTCCGAGCAGGGTTTCCGCCAGGGGTATTTCAAACGCTGTTAATTTCGGCAGATCGAGTCGAGTCGATCGTCAAATCGCCCCAAGTAAAAGCCGCCACCCTAACGGGTAGCGAACCTGCTGGAGCCAGTTTAGCCCAAGCAGCAGGGACAGTCCTAAAAAAAATCGTCCTGGAACTGGGCGGTAGCGATCCATTTATCGTGACGACGAGTGCGGATTTGGATGAAGCGGTCGCTGTCGGGGTGAAAGCGCGGCTGCTCAATAATGGTCAATCCTGCATTGCCGCCAAACGGTTCATCGTGCTAGAGGATATTGCTGATGTTTTTACCACCAAGTTTGTGGAGGCATTTCGCCAACTCCAGATCGGCGACCCCTTGCAGAGCGAGATTAATGTTGGCCCCTTGGCAACCCGCACAGGCTGCGAACAACTCGACGCACAGGTACAAACTTCGATCGCAGGTGGAGCGGAATGTTTGATTGGGGGCAAGCCGTGGTCTGGATTACCAGGCTTTTTTTACGAACCCACCATTCTCAAGAATATTCCCCCAACTTGTGCCACCTACCGCGATGAATTTTTTGGCCCCGTGGCGTTGTTATTTACAGTACCCGATCTAGATGCCGCGATCGCTCTAGCCAATGATAGTCCCTTTGGGTTGGGTGCGAGTGCCTGGACTCAGGATGCCACCGAACGCGACCGCTTAATTAGCCAATTAGATGTGGGTTCAGTGTTTATCAATGGCATGGTCAAATCCGATCCGCGCTTGCCGTTTGGGGGGATTAAGCGATCTGGTTACGGTCGGGAACTCGGACGACCCGGCATTCTAGAATTTGTCAACATCAAAACTATCTGGATTAAGTGA
- a CDS encoding acetolactate synthase large subunit, with protein sequence MNTAELLVQCLENEGVKYIFGLPGEENLHILEALKGSSIQFVTCRHEQGAAFMADVYGRLTGQAGVCLSTLGPGATNLMTGVADANLDGAPLIAITGQVSTDRMHILSHQYLDLVAMFAPITKWSKQIVQPNSTAEIVRKAFHIAQSETPGAVHIDVPENVAAMPATVKPLPKNGSSRVYAAFASLDRAAATIAQAHNPLVLVGNGAIRSHASLALTELATQLNLPVVNTFMGKGVIPYTHPSALWAVGLQQRDYISCGFDRTDLVIAVGYDLIEYSPKKWNPTGEIPIVHIAEVSAEIDSSYIPQVEVVGDIADSLQEILQRCKKLSDPSSKPEPYALSLREEIRADYEQYAQDKGFPIRPQKLIYDLRQVLGDDDILISDVGAHKMWIARHYHCAKPNTCLISNGFAAMGIAIPGAIAAKLVYPDRQVIAATGDGGFMMNMQELETALRLNTPFVTLIFNDGGYGLIEWKQMQQFGVSSFIKFGNPDFVKLAESMGLKGYRITETADLMPTLKEALAQDVPAVIDCPVDYRENFLFSQKSKTLDCLIAEDTESSEA encoded by the coding sequence ATGAATACGGCAGAATTATTAGTGCAATGCCTGGAAAATGAAGGCGTGAAGTATATTTTTGGACTCCCAGGTGAAGAAAATCTCCACATTCTCGAAGCTCTCAAGGGTTCTTCGATTCAATTTGTGACCTGTCGCCACGAACAGGGAGCCGCCTTTATGGCCGATGTATACGGTCGCTTAACCGGACAGGCGGGGGTCTGTCTGTCCACTCTAGGCCCAGGTGCAACCAATCTGATGACAGGGGTCGCCGATGCCAATCTGGATGGGGCACCGCTGATTGCGATTACTGGACAGGTGAGTACCGATCGAATGCACATTTTATCCCATCAGTATCTCGACTTAGTGGCGATGTTTGCACCGATTACCAAGTGGAGCAAACAAATCGTCCAGCCCAATAGTACCGCCGAAATTGTCCGCAAAGCCTTCCACATTGCCCAATCGGAAACGCCTGGTGCGGTGCATATCGACGTACCGGAAAATGTCGCGGCGATGCCAGCAACCGTCAAACCCTTGCCCAAAAACGGATCGAGTCGGGTCTATGCTGCCTTTGCCAGTCTCGATCGCGCCGCCGCCACCATCGCCCAGGCTCATAATCCGCTCGTACTAGTCGGCAACGGTGCGATCCGCTCCCATGCTAGCCTTGCCCTGACAGAGTTAGCCACCCAACTGAATTTGCCAGTGGTCAACACCTTTATGGGTAAGGGGGTAATTCCCTATACCCATCCCTCCGCGCTGTGGGCGGTAGGTCTGCAACAGCGGGACTATATTAGTTGTGGATTCGATCGCACCGACTTGGTAATTGCCGTCGGCTACGATCTGATTGAATACTCGCCCAAGAAATGGAATCCGACTGGCGAAATTCCGATCGTCCACATTGCCGAAGTCTCAGCAGAAATCGATAGTAGTTATATTCCCCAGGTTGAAGTCGTGGGCGACATTGCCGACTCGCTCCAGGAGATTCTGCAAAGGTGTAAGAAGTTATCAGATCCCAGTTCCAAACCCGAACCCTATGCCCTCTCGCTCCGTGAGGAGATTCGAGCCGACTACGAGCAATACGCCCAGGATAAAGGCTTTCCGATTCGCCCCCAAAAACTAATCTACGACCTGCGGCAGGTTTTAGGCGATGACGATATCCTAATTTCGGACGTGGGTGCCCATAAAATGTGGATTGCCCGTCACTATCACTGCGCCAAACCCAATACCTGTCTTATTTCCAACGGCTTTGCGGCGATGGGGATTGCGATTCCAGGTGCGATCGCAGCTAAATTAGTTTATCCCGATCGTCAGGTGATTGCCGCTACAGGAGATGGGGGCTTTATGATGAATATGCAGGAGCTAGAAACTGCGTTGCGCCTGAATACTCCCTTTGTGACGCTGATTTTTAACGATGGGGGCTATGGGCTAATCGAATGGAAGCAAATGCAGCAGTTTGGGGTATCTTCGTTTATCAAGTTTGGCAATCCTGACTTTGTGAAGTTGGCTGAAAGTATGGGACTGAAGGGTTATCGAATTACTGAGACTGCGGATCTGATGCCCACTCTCAAAGAGGCTCTGGCTCAAGATGTTCCAGCGGTGATTGACTGTCCAGTCGATTATCGGGAGAATTTTCTGTTTAGCCAAAAATCTAAAACTTTGGACTGTCTAATTGCGGAGGATACAGAGTCATCAGAAGCCTAA
- a CDS encoding hybrid sensor histidine kinase/response regulator, with translation MDNDNRIPLKFLDESEDCCDRIEATVLGLANTIPDPQAIDAALRAAHSVKGGAGMMGFAPLSHVAHQLEDFFKILRVRYHSKSISTEVETLLLAGVDCLRQVGDLHRRSQLVDETWLATQSQPIFDRLRQHLGDLRPEDEDALLSQEGDVDPGILLFESGVKESLDLLDRQFESLAPAELLQDLQMTADELSDFGRMASLDRFVDLCESIKIQGQTTSKSQVLELTRRAIKVWRKAHSLVILGRFDKIPDRLPEVSSNVPAQLELDAPVETLQEGFNPSLSGLESLDLSLLQSEITNLNAQTEADFTFSGDDIQPLELFSELAAFDAPEFLTDFDTDGDSGTLLLQDAPPLELFSELATFDAPEFLTDFTGDFPVVRQTAIPEIAPIPTASTPKRQSQTVRVPVEYLQQFNTAFGKLILERNAIDLRLSEIQNYTGLMRKRMKLLESSNQELRQWYDMAATQGLIPPTENTTAPANSNPILTSSTQGFDSLEMDRYNELHLVSQNQIETIVQLQEVTADIELSLQEMTRSVSSLNQTTRTLQVNLTRTQTIPFADVVKRFPRLIRDLSVQFGKSVSLTIQGENIGIDRAMLENLSDPLMHLLRNAFDHGIEDPATRMAAGKPTQGSIVLTASQRSGETMITIADDGGGVKLDRIRDRRQQMGLPATEVAKMPETQLLDVIFEPGFSTADNLTELSGRGVGMDVVRTNIEQVRGNIRIETQPGIGTTFIIRVPLTLSIIKVMLLERSGFVFAVSVDRIKEIIHFQPDLVTADGTKITWQSQEIPLIALEQGISFGRNSRTSGLPGRPTISQPTVLIVGEDRLLRAFQIDRYWGEQEVTLRSIDSPMPLTPGFGNSIILGDGRVVPLIDPIQFASWMSSKSDAPENPTPVTEQSSSSNAFTPNHPETNTILVIDDSINVRRYLAVMLEKEGYQVEQARDGQEAVEKLLAGLVVQAAICDIEMPRLDGYGVIEALRSNQDFEDLPILMLTSRNSEKHRMLAMNLGASAYFSKPYTESELLTTLKSLIQAAASKVLISSIR, from the coding sequence ATGGATAACGATAATAGAATTCCCCTCAAATTCTTGGACGAATCAGAAGATTGTTGCGATCGCATCGAAGCTACAGTCCTCGGTTTAGCCAATACAATTCCCGATCCCCAAGCCATCGACGCAGCTCTGCGCGCCGCTCACTCCGTCAAAGGGGGCGCAGGCATGATGGGATTTGCACCGCTGAGTCACGTCGCCCACCAGCTTGAGGACTTTTTCAAAATCCTGCGAGTGCGGTATCATTCCAAATCGATTAGTACCGAGGTGGAAACGCTATTACTAGCAGGGGTTGATTGTTTGCGTCAAGTGGGCGATCTTCACCGTCGATCGCAATTAGTAGATGAGACTTGGTTGGCTACTCAATCGCAGCCGATTTTCGATCGATTGCGTCAGCATTTGGGCGATCTCCGTCCTGAAGATGAAGACGCGCTCTTGTCTCAAGAGGGTGATGTCGATCCAGGGATCTTATTATTTGAAAGTGGAGTCAAGGAATCGCTCGATTTACTCGATCGTCAATTTGAAAGTTTAGCACCAGCAGAATTGCTCCAAGATTTGCAGATGACAGCAGACGAATTGAGCGACTTTGGGCGGATGGCAAGTTTAGATCGATTCGTCGATCTGTGTGAGTCTATCAAAATTCAGGGTCAAACTACGTCTAAGTCCCAAGTTCTCGAACTTACTCGCAGAGCCATCAAGGTTTGGCGTAAAGCTCACTCATTGGTAATATTGGGAAGATTTGACAAAATACCCGATCGACTCCCAGAAGTATCTAGCAATGTCCCTGCACAGCTCGAACTCGATGCTCCGGTGGAGACGCTCCAAGAAGGATTTAATCCATCCCTCTCTGGACTAGAATCGTTAGACTTGTCGCTATTGCAGTCAGAAATCACCAATCTGAATGCCCAGACTGAAGCAGACTTTACTTTTAGCGGCGATGACATTCAACCACTAGAATTATTCAGTGAACTAGCGGCATTTGACGCTCCAGAATTTCTCACCGACTTCGACACAGATGGGGACAGTGGTACTCTCTTGTTGCAAGATGCACCACCACTCGAATTATTCAGCGAATTAGCCACCTTTGACGCTCCAGAATTTCTCACCGACTTCACCGGGGATTTTCCGGTAGTTCGACAAACCGCTATCCCTGAAATCGCTCCCATTCCAACTGCCTCAACTCCCAAGCGTCAATCTCAAACAGTACGTGTACCTGTAGAGTACCTGCAACAATTTAATACCGCCTTCGGCAAGTTGATTTTAGAACGGAATGCGATCGATCTCCGCCTTTCCGAAATTCAGAACTATACCGGATTGATGCGAAAACGGATGAAACTGCTAGAGTCATCCAACCAAGAACTCCGTCAGTGGTATGACATGGCGGCTACCCAAGGGCTAATTCCCCCAACCGAAAACACCACCGCCCCAGCAAACTCGAATCCAATCCTAACCTCATCCACGCAGGGATTTGACTCTCTCGAAATGGATCGATATAACGAGCTTCACCTAGTTTCGCAAAATCAAATTGAAACGATCGTCCAACTGCAAGAAGTAACCGCTGACATCGAGCTGAGTCTTCAGGAAATGACTCGATCGGTCAGCAGCCTCAACCAAACCACCCGCACCCTCCAGGTCAACCTGACCCGCACTCAGACGATCCCCTTTGCCGATGTCGTCAAGCGGTTTCCGCGCCTGATTCGCGATTTATCAGTGCAGTTTGGCAAATCTGTCTCCCTGACGATTCAAGGTGAAAATATTGGGATCGATCGCGCCATGCTGGAAAACTTGAGCGATCCGCTGATGCACCTACTCCGAAATGCCTTCGATCATGGCATCGAAGATCCCGCCACGCGGATGGCTGCGGGGAAACCAACCCAGGGATCGATCGTCCTTACTGCCAGTCAGCGCAGTGGTGAAACGATGATTACGATCGCTGATGATGGCGGTGGAGTGAAACTCGATCGCATTCGAGATCGGCGCCAACAGATGGGTTTACCCGCCACCGAAGTAGCAAAAATGCCAGAAACTCAATTGCTAGATGTCATTTTTGAACCAGGCTTTAGTACAGCAGACAATCTCACCGAACTCTCTGGGCGTGGGGTGGGGATGGATGTCGTGCGTACCAATATCGAACAAGTGCGCGGAAATATTCGGATCGAAACTCAACCTGGAATCGGTACTACTTTTATTATCCGCGTACCGTTGACCCTTTCGATTATTAAAGTGATGTTACTCGAACGATCGGGATTCGTCTTCGCAGTATCGGTAGATAGGATCAAAGAAATTATCCATTTCCAACCCGATTTAGTCACCGCCGATGGTACAAAAATCACTTGGCAATCGCAAGAGATTCCCCTGATCGCGTTGGAGCAAGGAATTTCATTCGGTAGGAATAGTAGAACTTCTGGATTACCAGGAAGACCAACTATTTCCCAACCAACCGTGTTAATTGTCGGTGAAGATCGATTATTAAGAGCATTTCAGATCGATCGATATTGGGGCGAACAAGAAGTTACCTTGAGATCGATCGATAGTCCCATGCCTTTAACTCCAGGCTTCGGCAACTCGATTATTTTAGGCGACGGTCGCGTAGTTCCTCTCATCGATCCGATCCAATTTGCAAGCTGGATGTCTTCTAAATCTGATGCTCCAGAAAATCCAACTCCCGTAACAGAACAGTCATCCAGTTCTAACGCTTTTACCCCTAACCATCCAGAAACTAACACAATTTTAGTCATCGACGACTCAATTAATGTCCGTCGTTATTTAGCTGTGATGTTAGAAAAAGAAGGCTATCAAGTCGAACAAGCTAGAGATGGACAAGAAGCTGTTGAAAAACTCCTCGCTGGATTGGTAGTTCAGGCAGCAATTTGCGACATCGAAATGCCTCGGCTAGATGGCTATGGAGTGATAGAAGCCTTGCGATCGAACCAGGATTTTGAAGATCTCCCCATCTTGATGCTCACTTCCCGCAACAGTGAAAAACATCGGATGTTGGCGATGAACTTAGGTGCTTCTGCCTATTTCTCCAAACCCTACACGGAATCAGAATTATTAACAACGCTCAAATCTCTGATTCAAGCAGCCGCTAGTAAGGTTCTAATCTCTTCAATCCGTTGA
- a CDS encoding DUF488 family protein, whose product MDLFTIGHSTYEIETFISLLKKHEINAVADVRSHPYSRFMPHFNRNFLKELLAKENIYYVFLGKELGARTDDLRCYIDGRALYENIAATAQFQKGIERLLKGLQKHRISLMCAEKDPITCHRAILVCQHVRHPDLNINHILKGGELESHIQLEERMLNKHGLIEFTEDREEQLQLSLFEQPKSRLPTKEESLKKAYQLQGYEIAYVDKNYNNHGRTDRAIHNRVYPEKRSKVL is encoded by the coding sequence ATGGACTTATTTACAATTGGACACTCTACTTACGAAATAGAAACATTTATTTCTTTGCTGAAAAAACATGAGATAAATGCAGTAGCTGATGTAAGGTCTCATCCTTACAGCCGTTTCATGCCGCATTTTAATCGCAATTTTTTGAAAGAACTATTAGCTAAAGAAAACATTTATTATGTTTTTCTAGGAAAAGAACTAGGCGCAAGAACCGACGATCTGAGATGTTACATTGATGGGAGAGCATTATATGAAAATATTGCAGCAACTGCTCAATTTCAGAAAGGTATTGAAAGACTTTTGAAAGGTTTGCAGAAGCACAGAATTTCACTAATGTGTGCGGAAAAAGACCCCATTACTTGTCATAGAGCAATTTTGGTTTGTCAGCACGTTCGGCATCCAGACCTAAATATCAATCATATTTTAAAAGGTGGCGAGCTAGAATCTCATATTCAGCTAGAAGAAAGAATGTTGAATAAGCATGGTTTAATTGAATTCACAGAAGATCGAGAAGAGCAACTTCAACTTTCTCTCTTTGAACAGCCAAAAAGTAGATTACCAACAAAAGAGGAATCTCTGAAGAAAGCCTATCAACTTCAAGGCTATGAAATTGCATACGTAGATAAAAATTATAATAATCATGGAAGAACAGATCGAGCTATTCACAATCGGGTTTACCCAGAAAAACGCTCAAAAGTTCTTTGA
- a CDS encoding AraC family transcriptional regulator: MLSLKTTPAAIVLKNEWDGLAIEYGRLEAVGEFDFAMPPNGLSVAFTPQDRVTWSVDGKCQDTNLPAGSVFVYGDRQFVWHRRAKPSEYVNLHLDPAVLQQLATDNGLPENIAIEHRVIFQDPTILHIAQLLKGEVINGGMAGNLYVESLRNLLAVHLLRNHTRKIVRSTLEIDRLDGWQLKQLQDYIEENLAAELTIANLAASIPMSQFHFARSFKTATGAPPHRYIMQRRIERSKVLLSVTRLSAAEIAYQVGFANQSHFSAQFRKSVGLTPKQFREST; encoded by the coding sequence ATGCTGTCACTTAAAACCACACCAGCCGCGATCGTTTTAAAAAATGAGTGGGATGGGTTGGCGATCGAATATGGTCGATTGGAAGCTGTGGGCGAATTTGATTTTGCGATGCCTCCAAATGGGCTAAGTGTTGCCTTTACGCCTCAAGATCGCGTCACTTGGTCGGTAGATGGCAAGTGCCAAGATACTAATTTACCTGCGGGCAGCGTCTTTGTATATGGCGATCGCCAGTTTGTTTGGCATCGGCGAGCCAAACCGAGTGAATATGTCAATTTGCATCTCGATCCCGCTGTATTGCAGCAGCTCGCTACCGACAATGGTTTGCCTGAAAATATTGCGATCGAGCATCGCGTGATTTTTCAAGACCCCACTATTTTACATATCGCCCAATTGTTAAAAGGAGAAGTGATTAATGGTGGTATGGCAGGTAATTTGTATGTGGAGTCGTTGCGAAATTTGTTGGCGGTTCATTTGCTTAGAAACCATACTAGAAAGATCGTTCGATCGACCCTAGAGATAGATCGACTGGATGGATGGCAACTCAAGCAATTGCAAGATTATATCGAAGAAAATTTAGCAGCAGAATTGACGATCGCCAACCTAGCGGCATCGATTCCCATGAGTCAGTTTCACTTTGCCCGATCCTTTAAAACAGCCACTGGAGCGCCGCCCCATCGTTATATTATGCAGCGGCGGATCGAGCGATCGAAAGTTTTGCTGTCGGTAACGCGGCTTTCAGCAGCAGAGATCGCCTACCAAGTCGGATTTGCCAATCAGAGCCATTTTTCGGCTCAGTTTCGCAAAAGTGTCGGGCTAACTCCCAAGCAATTTCGGGAGAGTACTTGA
- a CDS encoding DUF488 family protein, with protein MEEQIELFTIGFTQKNAQKFFETLKKSGVQRVIDTRLNNISQLAGFTKKTDLEYFLKIIGNIEYVHILDLAPTKDILDEYKKNKGDWGVYEKKFLQLLANRKIEKKVSPLLIDGACLLCSEPTPHNCHRRLVAEYLNEKWGNIKICHL; from the coding sequence ATGGAAGAACAGATCGAGCTATTCACAATCGGGTTTACCCAGAAAAACGCTCAAAAGTTCTTTGAAACTCTGAAAAAATCAGGTGTACAAAGAGTTATTGACACTCGTCTAAATAACATTTCTCAATTAGCGGGGTTCACAAAAAAAACTGACTTAGAATACTTTCTAAAAATCATTGGAAATATTGAATACGTTCATATACTCGATCTAGCTCCAACCAAAGATATTCTTGATGAATATAAAAAAAATAAAGGTGATTGGGGCGTATATGAGAAAAAGTTTTTACAACTTCTTGCCAATCGAAAAATAGAAAAAAAAGTATCTCCACTTTTGATAGATGGTGCTTGTCTGCTGTGTAGTGAGCCAACGCCTCATAACTGTCATCGTCGTCTAGTTGCTGAGTATTTAAATGAAAAATGGGGAAACATAAAGATATGTCACCTCTAA
- a CDS encoding methyl-accepting chemotaxis protein encodes MIDSLRDIAIEVKQGTGQVAVSLGSNERDIRQLSAQAITEAAEIRGTFNSVEQMTNSIQTVATNANQASTIAKEAYIVAQEGTDAMAQTVDSILSLRTTVGESAKKMKRLGESSQKISQVVTLIEEIALKTNLLAINASVEASRAGEQGRGFTVVAEQVGALAEQSAVATREIAQIVAAIQSETQDVAQGMELGTAQVVDGTRLVEATKQKLNQMLQKSQEIDILMSSISTATISQAETAKVVTQPIQQVTVSSEERSAFSSQMAASIQSTSQVAKQLEEKVAQFQV; translated from the coding sequence GTGATCGATAGTCTTCGAGATATTGCGATCGAAGTGAAACAAGGCACCGGACAAGTGGCTGTTTCGCTGGGATCGAACGAACGCGATATTCGCCAGCTTTCCGCACAGGCAATCACAGAAGCAGCAGAAATTCGCGGTACATTTAATTCCGTCGAACAAATGACCAACTCGATTCAAACTGTTGCTACCAATGCCAACCAAGCATCGACGATCGCCAAGGAAGCCTATATTGTGGCTCAGGAAGGTACCGATGCGATGGCTCAAACTGTAGATAGTATTCTCAGTCTCCGTACTACTGTCGGGGAATCTGCGAAGAAAATGAAGCGGTTGGGCGAATCTTCCCAAAAAATTTCCCAGGTAGTTACCCTAATCGAAGAAATTGCGCTCAAAACCAACCTCCTAGCAATTAACGCCAGTGTTGAAGCCAGCCGAGCTGGAGAGCAAGGTCGCGGCTTTACCGTCGTTGCCGAGCAAGTGGGCGCACTAGCCGAACAATCTGCCGTAGCAACTCGCGAAATCGCCCAGATTGTCGCGGCAATTCAGTCAGAAACCCAGGATGTAGCTCAGGGGATGGAATTGGGTACAGCGCAAGTGGTTGATGGGACTCGATTGGTGGAAGCTACTAAGCAGAAATTGAATCAAATGCTGCAAAAGTCTCAGGAGATCGATATCCTGATGAGTTCTATTTCTACAGCTACTATTTCTCAGGCGGAGACTGCCAAAGTGGTAACTCAACCGATCCAACAAGTAACCGTATCTTCTGAAGAACGTTCTGCTTTCTCTAGTCAGATGGCGGCATCGATTCAATCGACTTCTCAAGTGGCAAAACAACTTGAAGAGAAAGTCGCCCAGTTCCAGGTTTAA
- a CDS encoding transposase, with the protein MGYSSDLTDKEWELIEPLLLSEKKKTRPLAWTKRELLNGIFYQLKNGCNWGDLPRDLPPYSTVFWHYQNWCEDGSLERIQTQLHGKVREQVKKNRNGLPYLML; encoded by the coding sequence ATGGGATATTCAAGTGACTTGACAGACAAAGAGTGGGAACTGATCGAGCCATTACTATTATCCGAGAAGAAGAAAACTCGACCCCTAGCATGGACAAAGCGAGAACTACTCAATGGTATATTTTACCAGCTCAAGAATGGCTGTAATTGGGGAGATTTACCTAGAGATCTACCTCCATATTCCACAGTCTTCTGGCATTACCAAAACTGGTGTGAGGATGGCTCTCTTGAACGGATTCAGACACAACTCCATGGGAAAGTGCGAGAACAAGTCAAAAAAAACCGCAATGGACTACCTTATTTAATGCTGTGA
- a CDS encoding ISNCY family transposase — translation MEPMKLSFGVLIVYLNRAILQMKDPRLASNGTKYTIRDAVLGAFSMFFMQSESFLEHQRHMNSNQGKSNAQTLFGMIKIPTVPQIRNILDEISATALFGVFNHVYQSLRREGHLKPFEYLGGLLVALDGTQYFDSHKLNCKCCSSRTHKNGTVTYFHSAILPVIVAPGQSQVISLAPEFITPQDGHQKQDCEVAAAKRWLKTHAPEFQGQAITLLGDDLYSHQPMCEQVIASGMNFIFTCLETSHTAVYDWLKYLDGIGEVKKLEVKQWNSNSSELYSYQYVNGIPLRDSQPAMKVNWCKLIHTRQSDGEILYENSFITRHELNEQSVPLVAAAGRCRWKTENENHNVLKTKGYHLEHNFGHGQQHLAACLLTLNLLAFLFHTVLHLTDLAYGQIRLKRVTRKGFFQDILSLTKYLLFESWPSLIDFMLYGSASTLVANSS, via the coding sequence ATGGAGCCAATGAAGCTGAGTTTTGGGGTATTGATAGTCTATCTGAACCGAGCAATTCTTCAGATGAAAGATCCGCGCCTTGCCAGCAATGGCACTAAATACACCATCAGAGATGCTGTGTTGGGAGCATTTTCGATGTTTTTCATGCAAAGCGAATCCTTTTTAGAACATCAGCGGCACATGAATAGCAATCAGGGCAAAAGCAATGCTCAGACACTGTTTGGCATGATTAAAATCCCAACAGTGCCGCAAATTCGGAATATCCTGGATGAAATTTCAGCCACAGCACTATTTGGAGTATTCAATCACGTCTATCAGTCTTTAAGACGAGAAGGTCACTTGAAACCGTTTGAATATCTCGGTGGATTACTAGTTGCGCTGGATGGAACTCAGTATTTTGACTCGCACAAACTCAACTGTAAATGCTGTTCGAGCCGTACCCACAAAAATGGCACAGTAACTTACTTCCACAGTGCCATTTTGCCTGTAATAGTTGCGCCTGGGCAATCTCAAGTAATTTCCTTAGCTCCGGAATTCATCACACCTCAAGATGGTCACCAGAAGCAGGACTGCGAAGTGGCAGCAGCTAAACGATGGCTCAAAACTCATGCCCCAGAATTCCAAGGACAAGCAATCACTCTACTCGGAGATGACCTCTACAGTCACCAACCAATGTGTGAACAGGTGATAGCGTCGGGAATGAACTTTATCTTTACCTGTTTAGAAACGTCTCATACTGCTGTTTATGATTGGTTGAAATACTTGGATGGTATTGGCGAGGTGAAAAAGCTAGAAGTGAAACAGTGGAACAGCAATTCAAGCGAATTATATAGCTATCAATATGTGAATGGAATTCCTCTAAGGGACTCCCAGCCAGCAATGAAGGTCAATTGGTGTAAACTAATCCATACCCGCCAATCAGATGGAGAAATATTATATGAAAATTCATTTATTACCCGCCATGAATTAAACGAACAGAGCGTACCTCTGGTTGCTGCGGCTGGTCGATGTCGTTGGAAGACCGAAAATGAAAATCATAATGTGCTCAAAACAAAGGGATATCATCTGGAGCATAACTTTGGGCATGGTCAGCAGCATTTAGCTGCTTGTTTATTGACGCTGAACCTGTTGGCATTCCTTTTTCACACTGTTTTGCATTTAACAGATCTTGCATATGGACAGATTCGTCTCAAGCGTGTTACTCGTAAAGGCTTTTTTCAAGATATCCTCAGTCTTACCAAATATTTACTCTTTGAGAGTTGGCCTTCTTTGATTGATTTCATGCTTTACGGCTCGGCTTCCACTCTGGTCGCCAACTCTTCCTAG